In Nitrobacteraceae bacterium AZCC 1564, the following proteins share a genomic window:
- a CDS encoding multidrug efflux system outer membrane protein (product_source=KO:K18139; cath_funfam=1.20.1600.10; cleavage_site_network=SignalP-noTM; cog=COG1538; ko=KO:K18139; pfam=PF02321; superfamily=56954; tigrfam=TIGR01845) — protein sequence MFFYQFTCPALSSRRLLALLAAFAVAATSSGCITTSDLPDPALDIPGAYKAANGAAESRPPALDWWRGFRSRELTILMEEAQTVNLDIAAATARIRQADAQAQQIGAALLPTVSGTFSGSRSRSSSTTGTITSATPITGRGEVTNHTASLSASYEIDFWSKNRDALLAAEETANANRFDRDVVAMTTLASVANAYFQVVAAQDRIKTATSNIASAQRIYDAIKARVDAGTGSDLDLAQQESLLANQKALVPPLRQALAQNTNVLATLVARPPERLKLTGGSLAQMAIPRVTPGLPSELLTQRPDIRRQENQLASATANVGSARAQFFPSIQLTGQGGYQSAALAALFTPQSAFFNVAAGLTQPIFDAGRIQANFELQKAVQDELLQTYRKTVISAFADVDTALATLKQANERLRLQRIVVTSSRRAFELSERQLRAGTADIVTVLNTQLTLFQAEDSLTQAQLARLQAVVSLYQALGGGWSPKTEPVDAL from the coding sequence GTGTTCTTTTATCAGTTCACGTGTCCAGCGTTGTCTTCAAGGCGACTGCTGGCGCTCCTCGCGGCATTTGCGGTTGCAGCCACTTCGAGCGGATGCATCACGACATCCGATCTGCCTGATCCCGCCCTGGATATTCCGGGCGCGTACAAAGCCGCGAACGGTGCCGCTGAAAGCAGGCCGCCGGCGCTCGACTGGTGGCGAGGCTTCCGCTCCAGGGAGCTCACCATCCTCATGGAGGAGGCGCAGACCGTCAACTTGGATATCGCCGCTGCCACCGCGCGCATCCGGCAGGCGGATGCGCAAGCCCAGCAAATTGGCGCTGCGCTTTTGCCGACCGTATCCGGGACGTTCTCTGGCTCGCGCTCCCGCTCTTCGAGCACGACGGGTACAATCACCAGCGCCACGCCCATTACAGGCCGCGGCGAGGTGACCAACCACACAGCCTCGCTCAGCGCGAGTTATGAGATCGACTTTTGGAGCAAGAATCGCGACGCGCTACTGGCGGCCGAGGAAACCGCCAACGCCAACCGTTTCGATCGCGATGTGGTCGCGATGACGACGTTGGCGAGCGTGGCGAACGCCTATTTCCAGGTTGTCGCGGCACAAGACCGGATCAAGACAGCGACCAGCAATATCGCCAGCGCGCAGCGCATCTATGACGCCATCAAGGCGAGGGTGGATGCCGGCACCGGCTCCGATCTCGATCTCGCTCAGCAAGAGAGCTTGCTGGCCAACCAGAAAGCCTTGGTGCCGCCGCTGCGCCAGGCGCTGGCCCAGAACACGAATGTCCTGGCAACTCTTGTTGCGAGGCCTCCGGAACGGCTGAAGCTCACGGGAGGCTCGCTTGCACAGATGGCTATTCCGCGCGTGACGCCCGGATTACCTTCCGAGCTCCTCACTCAGCGGCCAGACATTCGTCGTCAGGAAAATCAGCTGGCCTCGGCCACTGCCAATGTCGGCAGCGCCAGGGCCCAATTCTTTCCGAGCATTCAGTTGACCGGGCAGGGCGGCTATCAGAGCGCCGCGCTCGCCGCCCTGTTCACGCCGCAATCCGCGTTCTTCAACGTGGCTGCCGGTCTGACCCAACCGATATTCGACGCGGGTCGTATCCAGGCCAATTTCGAATTGCAGAAGGCCGTGCAGGACGAATTGTTGCAAACTTATCGCAAAACCGTGATATCCGCGTTTGCCGATGTCGATACTGCTCTTGCGACGCTCAAGCAGGCTAATGAGCGTCTGAGGCTTCAGCGGATTGTTGTGACATCGTCCCGGCGGGCCTTTGAGCTGTCCGAACGGCAACTTCGGGCGGGCACGGCGGACATCGTGACTGTGCTAAATACTCAATTGACGCTATTCCAGGCGGAAGATTCGCTGACACAGGCGCAACTCGCCCGGCTTCAGGCCGTGGTCAGCCTCTACCAGGCATTAGGTGGCGGTTGGTCGCCAAAGACGGAGCCGGTCGATGCTCTTTAA
- a CDS encoding cysteine synthase A (product_source=KO:K01738; cath_funfam=3.40.50.1100; cog=COG0031; ko=KO:K01738; pfam=PF00291; superfamily=53686), producing the protein MKFNNDVIQAIGNTPLIKLKQASELTGCTILGKAEFMNPGQSVKDRAGKWMILEAEKRGDLKPGGLVVESTAGNTGIGLAVVASARGYRTLIVIPNTQSQEKKDMLRLCGAELVEVPALPFSNPNNYQHVGRRLADQLRKSEPNGVLFADQWNNLDNVKAHFESTGPEIWEQTGGKVDGFICSVGTGGTLAGASSFLKSKNKNIVIGCADPRGAAMYELFKNGAAKSTPGDSITEGIGLGRVTPVIEEAKVDDAFLIPDEEAVPVIYELLEHEGLCLGGSTGINIAGAIRLARQLGPGKTIVTILADSGNRYQSKLFNPEFMRSKNLPVPTWLEKRTKIDVPFEKV; encoded by the coding sequence ATGAAGTTCAACAACGACGTCATCCAGGCGATCGGCAACACGCCGCTGATCAAGCTCAAGCAAGCCTCCGAACTGACCGGCTGCACCATTCTGGGCAAGGCCGAATTCATGAATCCCGGCCAGTCCGTGAAAGACCGCGCGGGCAAATGGATGATTCTGGAAGCCGAGAAGCGCGGCGATCTGAAGCCCGGCGGCCTCGTCGTGGAATCGACCGCCGGCAATACCGGCATCGGGCTTGCGGTGGTGGCGAGCGCGCGCGGCTATCGCACGCTGATCGTCATTCCCAACACCCAGAGCCAGGAAAAGAAGGACATGCTGCGGCTCTGCGGCGCCGAGCTCGTCGAAGTCCCCGCGCTGCCCTTCTCCAATCCCAATAACTATCAGCATGTCGGCAGGCGGCTCGCCGATCAACTGCGCAAGAGCGAGCCGAATGGCGTGCTGTTCGCCGATCAGTGGAACAATCTCGACAACGTCAAGGCGCACTTCGAATCGACTGGCCCGGAAATCTGGGAGCAGACCGGCGGCAAGGTCGACGGTTTTATCTGCTCGGTCGGCACCGGCGGCACCCTCGCGGGCGCCAGCTCGTTCCTGAAGTCGAAGAACAAAAACATCGTCATCGGCTGTGCCGATCCGCGCGGCGCGGCAATGTACGAGCTGTTCAAGAACGGCGCCGCCAAGTCGACGCCGGGCGACTCCATCACCGAAGGCATCGGGCTCGGCCGCGTAACGCCCGTGATCGAGGAAGCCAAAGTCGACGACGCGTTCCTCATTCCGGATGAGGAAGCGGTACCGGTGATCTACGAACTATTGGAGCATGAGGGCCTTTGCCTGGGTGGCTCCACCGGCATCAATATCGCGGGTGCGATCCGTCTGGCAAGACAGCTCGGCCCCGGCAAGACCATCGTCACGATCCTCGCCGACTCCGGCAATCGCTATCAGTCGAAGCTGTTCAATCCGGAGTTCATGCGCTCGAAGAACCTTCCCGTGCCGACGTGGCTGGAGAAGCGCACGAAGATCGACGTGCCGTTCGAGAAGGTCTAG
- a CDS encoding general L-amino acid transport system ATP-binding protein (product_source=KO:K09972; cath_funfam=3.40.50.300; cog=COG1126; ko=KO:K09972; pfam=PF00005; smart=SM00382; superfamily=52540), producing MSADPIVSISGLNKWFGEFHVLRDIDLTVGRGERIVVCGPSGSGKSTLIRCINALEEFQEGRIVVDGIELGPNLRRVDDVRREVGMVFQSFNLFPHLTVLENCTLAPIWVRNIPKKEAEASAMKYLERVRIPDKADKYPGQISGGQQQRVAIARALTMNPKVMLFDEPTSALDPEMVKEVLDTMVDLAKEGMTMLVVTHEMGFAREVADRVVFMDAGQIIEANTPEKFFSNPQHARTKLFLSQILR from the coding sequence ATGAGTGCCGATCCCATTGTCAGCATCTCGGGCCTCAACAAGTGGTTCGGCGAATTCCACGTGCTGCGCGACATCGATCTGACCGTCGGGCGCGGGGAGCGTATTGTGGTTTGCGGCCCGTCGGGGTCGGGCAAATCGACCTTGATCCGATGCATCAACGCGCTGGAGGAGTTTCAGGAAGGCCGGATTGTCGTTGATGGCATTGAGCTTGGGCCAAATCTTCGCCGGGTTGACGATGTCCGGCGCGAAGTCGGGATGGTGTTCCAGAGCTTCAACTTGTTTCCGCATCTGACGGTGCTGGAGAACTGCACGCTGGCTCCGATCTGGGTGCGCAACATTCCGAAGAAGGAAGCTGAGGCTTCCGCCATGAAATACCTTGAGCGGGTCCGTATTCCCGATAAGGCCGACAAGTATCCCGGACAGATTTCAGGTGGTCAGCAGCAGCGTGTGGCGATCGCGCGGGCGTTGACCATGAATCCGAAAGTCATGTTGTTCGACGAGCCAACATCGGCGCTCGATCCCGAGATGGTCAAGGAAGTGCTCGACACCATGGTCGATTTGGCGAAAGAGGGCATGACCATGCTGGTGGTGACCCATGAAATGGGGTTCGCTCGTGAGGTTGCCGACCGCGTCGTGTTCATGGACGCGGGGCAAATCATCGAGGCGAACACGCCGGAGAAATTCTTCTCCAATCCGCAGCACGCGCGGACCAAGCTGTTCCTCAGCCAGATTTTGCGCTGA
- a CDS encoding general L-amino acid transport system permease protein (product_source=KO:K09971; cath_funfam=1.10.3720.10; cog=COG0765; ko=KO:K09971; pfam=PF00528; superfamily=161098,51905; tigrfam=TIGR01726; transmembrane_helix_parts=Outside_1_41,TMhelix_42_64,Inside_65_110,TMhelix_111_130,Outside_131_139,TMhelix_140_159,Inside_160_198,TMhelix_199_221,Outside_222_235,TMhelix_236_258,Inside_259_264,TMhelix_265_284,Outside_285_298,TMhelix_299_321,Inside_322_333,TMhelix_334_356,Outside_357_370,TMhelix_371_390,Inside_391_430,TMhelix_431_453,Outside_454_467,TMhelix_468_490,Inside_491_509), with protein MTDQLAATFVRQTLVEPRKAPTMTIGVVGFVRQRLLNSPLNIVLTVASVALLALIVTPTVKFLLVDAVWHGNDRSACLDANAGHVVGACWPFVQAKFDQFIYGFYPQAERWRVNLTFLLGALLLAPLLIPRVPAKALNSGLFFLAYPIVAFFLLRGGGIRGFVVNWCADLGSGLASSFQDAGSRLVGIGEGMTGSSLGSLVALLGRAVALFGQALGWLILPLEWMRDYTQRFAATVWVDLTLTAVIVSLLAFLLTGGFRNGWRALLRSAVIFAGIAVVIKLMDLDHGGLPIVDTRQWGGLLVTLVVSLTGIVASMPVGIVLALGRRSTIPLIKLFSITFIEFWRGVPLITVLFFATYMLPLFLPGNFTVDGLVRVLIGIALFAGAYNAEVIRGGLQAIPRGQAEAASALGLSYWKTTGLIVMPQALRHVIPGLVNSFIALFKDTTLVLIVAIFDLLGQLRASFADPNWATPTTLFTGFAFTGIIYFVFCFGMSRYSLFVERRLNAHKNV; from the coding sequence ATGACCGACCAGCTCGCAGCCACCTTCGTTCGGCAGACGCTTGTCGAGCCGCGCAAAGCGCCGACCATGACAATCGGCGTTGTCGGGTTTGTTCGTCAACGCCTGCTCAATTCACCGCTGAACATCGTGCTGACTGTCGCGAGCGTCGCACTGCTCGCGTTGATCGTCACACCAACGGTGAAGTTCTTGCTTGTCGACGCCGTATGGCATGGCAACGACCGATCGGCATGTCTTGACGCCAATGCCGGGCACGTCGTTGGCGCTTGCTGGCCGTTTGTCCAGGCCAAGTTCGATCAGTTCATCTACGGGTTTTATCCTCAAGCCGAGCGCTGGCGGGTCAACCTGACCTTCCTTCTCGGCGCCCTTTTGCTTGCGCCGCTGCTGATTCCTCGCGTGCCTGCCAAGGCGCTGAACTCTGGTCTGTTCTTTCTCGCGTATCCGATTGTCGCCTTTTTTCTGCTGCGCGGCGGCGGAATTCGCGGCTTCGTGGTGAATTGGTGCGCCGACCTGGGCTCAGGGCTGGCCTCGAGTTTTCAGGATGCCGGCAGCCGCCTTGTGGGGATCGGCGAGGGAATGACGGGGAGCTCACTGGGCTCGCTGGTCGCGCTTTTGGGAAGAGCGGTCGCGCTATTTGGACAGGCGCTTGGCTGGCTGATCCTGCCACTCGAGTGGATGCGGGATTATACGCAGCGCTTTGCCGCGACCGTGTGGGTCGATCTCACATTGACGGCTGTGATTGTTTCGCTGCTTGCCTTTCTGCTGACCGGCGGATTTCGCAATGGCTGGCGTGCGCTGTTGCGGAGCGCTGTGATTTTCGCGGGCATCGCCGTGGTCATCAAGCTGATGGATCTTGATCATGGTGGCCTGCCGATTGTCGATACGCGGCAATGGGGCGGACTGCTGGTGACGCTTGTGGTCTCCCTGACGGGGATCGTTGCCTCGATGCCGGTTGGAATTGTGCTGGCGCTTGGGCGACGTTCGACCATCCCGCTGATCAAATTGTTCTCGATTACATTCATAGAATTCTGGCGCGGCGTTCCGTTGATCACGGTGCTATTCTTCGCGACCTATATGCTGCCGCTGTTTCTGCCGGGAAATTTTACGGTCGATGGATTGGTGCGCGTGCTGATCGGCATTGCGTTGTTTGCCGGGGCGTACAATGCTGAAGTCATCCGCGGAGGCTTGCAGGCCATTCCACGCGGGCAGGCGGAAGCGGCAAGTGCGCTCGGGCTGTCCTACTGGAAGACCACGGGATTGATTGTCATGCCGCAAGCCTTGCGGCACGTCATTCCGGGACTGGTGAACAGCTTCATCGCCTTGTTCAAGGATACGACTCTTGTCCTGATCGTTGCGATTTTCGATCTGCTCGGACAGCTTCGTGCGTCCTTTGCCGATCCGAACTGGGCAACGCCGACGACGTTGTTCACCGGTTTCGCCTTTACTGGGATAATCTACTTCGTGTTCTGTTTTGGAATGTCACGCTACTCACTGTTCGTAGAGCGGCGACTGAATGCTCACAAGAATGTCTGA
- a CDS encoding general L-amino acid transport system permease protein (product_source=KO:K09970; cath_funfam=1.10.3720.10; cog=COG4597; ko=KO:K09970; pfam=PF00528; superfamily=161098; tigrfam=TIGR01726; transmembrane_helix_parts=Outside_1_24,TMhelix_25_47,Inside_48_58,TMhelix_59_81,Outside_82_95,TMhelix_96_118,Inside_119_136,TMhelix_137_159,Outside_160_187,TMhelix_188_210,Inside_211_221,TMhelix_222_244,Outside_245_263,TMhelix_264_286,Inside_287_368,TMhelix_369_391,Outside_392_401), which translates to MTGEARKPPFRLAARLRNVLGGRAGWRGALVQLLFIAVIVWVGYEIVENARANLQAQRIASGFGFLSNTAGFSVSQALIPYSESDTYSRVFLVGLLNTLLVSAIGIIAATIIGLLVALGRLSPNWLLSRISGGYVELIRNLPLLFQILFWYLAVLATLPNPRQSISLFGSIFLSNRGLVVPDPVPQQAFTVFVFAIAIGVLAALAMRIYARRQLFKTGQKLVIWPFVVLMLIGLPALAALLFGAPVKFDMPTLRGFNFAGGMRILPEFAALVVALSTYTAAFIAEIIRAGIQSVPKGQMEAGASLGLSRGATLRLVIIPQALRVILPPLTNQYLNLTKNSSLAVAIGYPDLFSVFAGTTLSQTGQAVEIIALTMGVYLLVSLATSAIMGLYGWHVNRSLAA; encoded by the coding sequence ATGACGGGTGAAGCGCGCAAGCCGCCGTTCCGTTTAGCGGCGCGGCTTCGCAACGTTCTGGGCGGGCGCGCCGGATGGCGCGGCGCGCTTGTCCAGCTCCTGTTTATCGCGGTCATTGTCTGGGTCGGATACGAAATCGTCGAAAATGCGCGCGCCAACCTGCAGGCACAGCGCATTGCATCGGGCTTTGGCTTCCTATCGAATACCGCTGGTTTCAGCGTCAGTCAGGCGCTGATTCCGTATTCCGAGAGCGACACCTACAGTCGTGTCTTTCTTGTTGGTCTGCTCAACACGTTGCTGGTCTCAGCCATAGGCATCATCGCGGCGACGATCATCGGACTGCTCGTTGCACTTGGGCGGTTATCGCCGAATTGGCTGCTGTCCCGGATTTCGGGTGGATACGTCGAACTCATCCGCAATCTGCCGCTGCTGTTTCAGATTCTGTTCTGGTATCTGGCGGTCCTGGCGACGCTGCCGAACCCACGACAAAGCATCTCGTTGTTTGGCAGCATCTTCCTGAGCAACCGCGGCCTTGTCGTTCCAGATCCGGTTCCGCAGCAGGCCTTCACTGTTTTCGTTTTTGCGATCGCGATCGGAGTGCTTGCAGCGCTGGCCATGCGCATCTACGCGCGTCGGCAGTTGTTCAAAACCGGCCAGAAGCTGGTGATTTGGCCCTTTGTCGTACTCATGCTGATCGGGTTGCCGGCGCTCGCTGCACTTCTTTTTGGTGCGCCAGTGAAGTTCGATATGCCCACGTTGCGAGGCTTTAATTTTGCGGGGGGAATGCGGATCCTGCCGGAGTTCGCGGCCTTAGTGGTTGCGCTCTCAACGTATACAGCCGCGTTCATCGCCGAGATCATTCGTGCTGGTATTCAGTCCGTGCCCAAAGGCCAGATGGAGGCAGGGGCCTCGCTTGGCTTGTCTCGCGGTGCGACGTTGCGCCTCGTCATCATCCCGCAGGCGCTGCGTGTGATTTTGCCGCCGCTGACAAATCAGTATTTGAACCTTACCAAGAACTCGTCTCTGGCGGTGGCGATCGGCTACCCCGATCTGTTCTCTGTCTTTGCTGGAACAACATTGAGCCAGACAGGGCAAGCCGTTGAAATTATTGCACTGACAATGGGGGTGTATCTGCTGGTGTCGTTGGCTACGAGCGCCATCATGGGACTTTATGGCTGGCATGTGAATCGGAGCCTTGCGGCATGA
- a CDS encoding general L-amino acid transport system substrate-binding protein (product_source=KO:K09969; cath_funfam=3.40.190.10; cleavage_site_network=SignalP-noTM; cog=COG0834; ko=KO:K09969; pfam=PF00497; smart=SM00062; superfamily=53850) encodes MKRVSFGFILGLVATATLSGAYAQSPDKPKEKPLLQTIKERGTLSCGVSQGLPGFSAPDDKGNWIGLDVDICRAIAAAIFNDPSKVKFVPLSAKDRFTALQSGEIDVLSRNSTWTLSRDTSLGLNYTGVTYYDGQGFLVRKSLKVNSALELNSASICVQTGTTNEQNIADYFKSNNMKYEMIAFGTADETIKAYESGRCDVFTSDVSQLYAERLKLAAPNDHVVLPDIISKEPLGPVVRQGDDQWFDIVKWTLFAMINAEELAVTQKNVDEMAKSSKPELKRMFGTDGSLGEQLGLTKDWVVRIIKAVGNYGESFDRNVGAGSKLGIARGLNKLWNQGGIQYAPPIR; translated from the coding sequence ATGAAACGGGTATCGTTTGGCTTCATTCTCGGTCTCGTGGCGACTGCAACACTTTCTGGCGCCTATGCTCAGTCGCCGGACAAGCCCAAAGAGAAGCCGCTTCTGCAGACCATCAAGGAAAGAGGGACGCTCTCGTGTGGGGTCAGTCAGGGCCTGCCGGGCTTCTCGGCTCCTGATGACAAGGGGAATTGGATCGGCCTCGATGTGGACATCTGTCGCGCCATTGCAGCGGCGATTTTCAACGATCCTAGCAAGGTGAAGTTCGTTCCTCTATCCGCCAAGGACAGGTTTACAGCGCTGCAGTCCGGTGAAATCGATGTTCTTTCACGCAATTCAACATGGACGTTGTCACGAGATACATCCCTGGGATTGAATTACACCGGGGTCACTTACTACGATGGGCAGGGCTTCCTTGTTCGGAAGTCACTCAAGGTCAATTCGGCACTGGAACTCAACAGCGCATCGATCTGTGTTCAGACTGGCACCACGAACGAACAGAACATCGCGGACTACTTCAAATCCAACAATATGAAGTACGAGATGATCGCGTTCGGTACCGCGGACGAGACGATTAAGGCGTACGAGTCAGGGCGTTGCGATGTATTCACGTCCGACGTTTCGCAGCTCTATGCCGAGCGCCTCAAATTGGCTGCGCCCAACGATCACGTCGTTCTGCCCGATATCATTTCGAAGGAGCCGTTAGGGCCTGTGGTACGGCAGGGTGACGACCAATGGTTCGACATCGTCAAATGGACGTTGTTTGCGATGATCAATGCTGAGGAACTGGCCGTCACGCAAAAGAACGTCGACGAAATGGCAAAGTCGAGCAAGCCTGAACTGAAGCGTATGTTCGGCACGGACGGCAGCCTCGGCGAGCAGCTCGGTTTGACGAAGGACTGGGTGGTGCGAATCATCAAGGCCGTCGGGAATTACGGCGAATCATTCGATCGCAATGTTGGCGCGGGATCGAAGCTTGGGATCGCCCGAGGGCTTAACAAGCTCTGGAATCAGGGCGGTATCCAGTACGCACCGCCCATCCGTTGA
- a CDS encoding cystathionine beta-lyase (product_source=KO:K01760; cath_funfam=3.40.640.10,3.90.1150.10; cog=COG0626; ko=KO:K01760; pfam=PF01053; superfamily=53383; tigrfam=TIGR01324), producing the protein MQHRAVSFDDCDTSAASFDNECPMKSPKDAPSSSKPLDPRTELVTSGRDTVAQKGFVNPPIVRGSTVLYPTAEDLHAHRGEFQYGRHGTPTTKALQEALMALEGPQCAGVGLTPSGVAAISTALLAVLKAGDHLLVIDSVYRPTRNFCDGLLERLGIETTYFDPLIGAGIEALFKPNTKAVLVEAPGSQSFEMPDIPAIAAVAHRRNALVIDDNTWATPFFHRSLDQGVDISFQAATKYIGGHSDIMFGTISANAQAWPEISEAIRLLGVCAGPDDVFLALRGLRTLAVRLAHHQQSGLEVARWLASRPEVLRVLHPALEIDPGHAIWKRDFTGASGLFSVVLKPAPQQAVDALLDTVKLFGMGYSWGGYESLVIPFDCTAYRTATKWNPGGPTLRFHIGLEHVEDLKADLESGFAAFNAVVEK; encoded by the coding sequence ATGCAGCATCGTGCTGTCAGTTTTGACGACTGTGACACTTCTGCAGCCTCCTTCGACAATGAATGCCCCATGAAGTCCCCTAAAGACGCCCCCTCCTCTTCGAAGCCACTCGACCCGCGAACTGAGCTCGTGACATCCGGCCGCGACACAGTGGCCCAAAAGGGATTCGTTAATCCCCCGATCGTGCGAGGGTCGACCGTGCTCTACCCCACGGCGGAGGATCTGCACGCTCACCGTGGCGAGTTCCAGTATGGCCGCCATGGGACACCAACGACCAAGGCGCTCCAGGAAGCCCTGATGGCCCTGGAAGGTCCACAGTGCGCGGGGGTCGGTTTAACGCCGTCTGGCGTTGCAGCTATTTCGACCGCCTTGCTTGCCGTGCTCAAGGCTGGAGATCACCTGTTAGTGATCGACAGCGTCTATCGCCCGACACGAAACTTTTGCGACGGCCTCCTGGAGCGGTTGGGCATCGAGACGACCTACTTCGACCCATTAATCGGCGCAGGTATCGAGGCTCTCTTCAAGCCAAATACCAAGGCAGTCCTGGTCGAGGCTCCCGGCTCGCAATCTTTCGAAATGCCGGACATCCCTGCCATTGCGGCGGTTGCACACCGCAGAAACGCGCTTGTCATTGACGACAACACCTGGGCGACGCCGTTCTTCCATCGCTCGCTCGATCAAGGCGTGGATATCAGTTTTCAGGCGGCTACGAAGTATATCGGCGGTCATTCGGATATCATGTTCGGTACGATTTCAGCCAACGCACAGGCCTGGCCGGAGATCTCCGAAGCGATCCGGCTACTCGGGGTCTGCGCAGGCCCCGATGATGTCTTCCTCGCGCTCCGCGGACTGCGGACACTCGCAGTGCGGCTCGCCCATCATCAGCAATCAGGACTCGAGGTCGCGCGCTGGCTTGCTTCACGTCCCGAAGTGTTACGCGTATTGCATCCGGCACTCGAAATCGATCCGGGCCACGCGATATGGAAGCGCGATTTTACAGGCGCCTCGGGCCTGTTCAGCGTCGTGTTGAAGCCCGCCCCCCAGCAGGCTGTCGATGCATTGCTCGACACCGTCAAATTGTTTGGCATGGGGTACTCGTGGGGCGGCTACGAAAGCCTCGTAATTCCGTTCGACTGTACGGCGTACCGCACGGCAACAAAGTGGAATCCCGGCGGCCCGACATTGCGCTTTCACATCGGTCTTGAGCATGTCGAAGATTTGAAAGCCGATCTTGAATCGGGCTTCGCAGCCTTTAACGCCGTCGTGGAAAAATGA
- a CDS encoding lipid-A-disaccharide synthase-like uncharacterized protein (product_source=COG3952; cog=COG3952; pfam=PF07578; smart=SM01259; superfamily=81442; transmembrane_helix_parts=Outside_1_22,TMhelix_23_41,Inside_42_52,TMhelix_53_75,Outside_76_78,TMhelix_79_98,Inside_99_110), translating to MIIQFGQELGDYLYDVFVAKFDFWLAFGLVAQLLFTARFLVQWISSERAGKSVVPMAFWFFSMGGGAMTLIYGIAKREPVIILGQGLATIIYLRNIMLILKDRRSSKSSA from the coding sequence ATGATCATTCAGTTCGGACAGGAACTTGGCGACTATTTGTACGATGTCTTCGTTGCCAAGTTTGACTTCTGGCTCGCCTTCGGCCTCGTCGCTCAGTTGCTGTTCACCGCGCGCTTCTTGGTGCAGTGGATTTCCAGTGAGCGCGCCGGCAAGAGCGTGGTGCCGATGGCGTTCTGGTTCTTCTCGATGGGCGGCGGGGCAATGACGCTCATTTACGGCATCGCTAAACGCGAGCCTGTCATCATTCTCGGTCAGGGCTTGGCGACCATCATCTACCTTCGAAATATCATGCTGATCTTGAAAGACAGGCGCTCCAGCAAGAGCAGCGCCTGA